One Cryptococcus neoformans var. grubii H99 chromosome 3, complete sequence genomic region harbors:
- a CDS encoding RNA-binding protein 8A, whose translation MADVEMNGKSKDLSWAAKSVEGWNIFVTGLHEEATEDDVQDFFADFGSIKQVNMPLNRRTGYVMGYAIIEYNDRENAERAIAEADGTTFLEQTIHVTFAFAKAPQGGAQRREGKARELSPSRR comes from the exons ATGGCCGACGTTGAAATGAATGGAAAGAGCAAGGACCTTTCTTGGGCCGCCAAGT CTGTCGAAGGATGGAATATCTTTGTCACTGGACTCCATGAAGAAGCTACCGAGGATGACGTTCAGGATTTCTTTGCGGACTTTGGATCTATAAAACAGGTCAACATGCCATTGAACAGACGGACGGGTTATGTTATG GGCTATGCCATCATTGAATATAATGACCGAGAAAATGCGGAGAGGGCAATTGCGGAGGCCGATGGCACCACTTTCCTTGAGCAAACAATCCACGT TACCTTTGCATTTGCCAAGGCACCTCAAGGAGGTGCTCAACggagagaaggcaaggcACGAGAGCTGTCGCCAAGCAGAAGATAA
- a CDS encoding inositol hexaphosphate kinase 1, giving the protein MPSNPQSSPNKYVPFHPTAHSTFRPQHPHFTHSRSLTQSSTPPSPSKSPKKNLGLIVNTTAASGSLGASPTSPRRMSKGKERETPRQKERERSLRELGEVGSATISLRVRAVEGLEEDDDDAECSTQLPQTHPSSLPQSQSYPTRLLSTFISRPNKSRRERSNSLHAPTRHTSLDRSFYLPHYSLDKEYSLPRKEKGKDKDGRTPKLELGLGDDFNTSFGEAMRLGNEGKELPLPKEALIMLSQAKEQIGSATKTKQGRKGSMGMGLFKESHAAAKIDLKKPEEEAIEEEEDDHNGRGSSIKTRSRTETRSSRSTLMSEPTIVGPSVTPASSLSIRGSRQISDRGGLSPVGHSPAATSAGLASPQQQFEDLEEQFDEDDEIWTTTSTESFTSDPEEDGRDWMSEVDYGSEEREEEERMTVPLQPFSHAVGGHSSIYKFTRRAVCKPLVSHENLFYEEVERLAPALLAFIPRYLGVMVVNYRRQRAIQEGSTTPLDSPSAASPYPSHPSTLAAASRSDNQRAMLQQALTGATNQSHTSNHSKEDVEIPEVALDFNRHVVPDWLFNWEEKGKGRNGRPWETSEEEGSRRTMRPSSARSQEFMRYGSGSPGSSWQSSFGISPNLRASGLGSPALPKAIPEHQYAGPSTPVPSPSTSFQHRQGHLHHTASSPILPYRSQFNNSSTDCHPGYSSPHPFGGTGSTTVNTKLKDHVFAAILKKLRKRGIGHRQDDEADDEGDDCSYSVSSRRRGRRQLSGGGSMDLRETTEANEGIRRTQSGGVLTELRNKSIRAGTGREDTRRVREDSAERGMFDMEVEDEPPLEMKRKAKVPLGNGLHPMTAVRADSHSTHLAEDQPPFGPSRPAIPPPSSAPSSVTESSGLGQSRSGASQTVPNSPSVPPDDNPRQELFIFMEDLTGRLKHPCVLDLKMGTRQYGYDATPLKKRSQRKKCDATTSRTLGVRMCGMQVWNNDTQSFVSQNKYVGREIKTPDFTNVIRSYLSDGDRLLIDHIPVIVQKLHDLAAIIHQLDGFRFYGCSLLFIYDGDKDTQDTYSRQMSSGKTLDALEEEDEEEITDMERAPIQADKEAWANSNLQPEGSATVEKDKTSKNGRSRSVDRSARQSSRSRSRGRSPHQSTHTHQHRKLRGEVNIRVVDFAHTTTGRDFVSFPSDHVDPPNLGKGYDTQFDEATGMVMARFPPKHPGKPDMGFLFGLKSICESLEEIWGAEKGEEEELVAKRNADIFDLVFANGADLST; this is encoded by the exons ATGCCCTCCAATCCTCAGTCATCCCCAAACAAATATGTCCCTTTCCACCCTACCGCCCATTCTACTTTCCGTCCCCAGCACCCTCACTTCACACATTCTCGATCTCTGACACAGTCCTCAACCCCACCCTCTCCATCGAAGTCGCCCAAGAAAAACCTAGGATTGATTGTTAACACTACAGCGGCAAGCGGAAGTCTCGGGGCGTCTCCGACCTCGCCCCGCAGGATGagcaaaggaaaggaaCGTGAAACACCCaggcagaaggagagggagcgTTCATTGCGAGAATTGGGTGAAGTGGGCAGTGCGACTATCAGCCTTCGGGTTAGAGCTGTAGAaggtttggaagaagatgatgatgatgccgAATGCTCTACCCAGCTGCCGCAAACTCACCCTTCATCCTTGCCACAGTCTCAAAGCTATCCCACACGGCTCTTATCCACATTCATTTCCCGCCCAAACAAATCTCGTCGTGAGAGAAGCAACTCTCTACATGCTCCCACCCGCCACACCTCCCTCGACCGTTCATTCTACCTTCCACACTACTCTCTGGACAAGGAATACTCACTTCCtcgaaaggaaaagggtaAAGATAAGGATGGGAGAACCCCGAAGTTAGAGCTTGGGCTAGGTGACGATTTCAATACATCGTTTGGTGAAGCAATGCGTCTTGGAAATGAGGGCAAAGAGCTGCCCCTTCCTAAAGAGGCTCTCATTATGCTCTCACAAGCCAAAGAACAGATCGGATCGGCCACAAAAACAAAGCAAGGGAGAAAGGGGAGTatggggatgggattgTTCAAAGAGAGTCATGCAGCTGCAAAAATTGATTTGAAGAAGcccgaagaggaagctatagaagaagaagaggatgaccATAACGGCCGAGGTTCATCCATCAAGACAAGGTCGAGAACAGAGACAAGAAGCTCACGCAGCACTCTAATGAGTGAACCAACGATTGTCGGGCCGTCAGTCACACCAGCCTCATCTCTATCTATCCGTGGGTCCAGGCAGATCAGTGATCGCGGCGGTCTCTCACCTGTTGGACACTCCCCTGCGGCTACAAGTGCTGGTTTGGCTTCGCCTCAGCAGCAATTCGAGGATCTTGAAGAGCaatttgatgaagatgatgaaatcTGGACAACCACAAGCACCGAATCGTTCACGTCGGACCCTGAAGAGGACGGCAGAGATTGGATGAGTGAAGTAGATTATGGGagtgaagaaagagaagaggaggagaggatgacggTGCCATTACAACCATTCAGCCATGCCGTTGGAGGCCATAGCAGCATCTACAAGTTCACCAGACGCGCAGTCTGCAAA CCTCTTGTGAGCCACGAAAACCTGTTCTACGAAGAAGTTGAACGGCTAGCTCCAGCCCTCCTTGCATTTATTCCTCGCTATCTCGGAGTCATGGTGGTGAATTATCGACGCCAGCGCGCGATTCAAGAAGGCAGCACAACGCCTCTGGACTCGCCCTCTGCCGCATCCCCTTATCCATCCCACCCTTCCACCCTGGCTGCCGCGTCACGCTCGGATAACCAACGAGCTATGCTCCAACAAGCTCTTACAGGAGCCACCAACCAATCTCATACGTCAAATCACTCTAAggaagatgtggaaatACCAGAAGTAGCCTTGGATTTCAATCGGCATGTCGTCCCTGATTGGTTATTCAActgggaggagaagggtaaGGGACGAAATGGTAGACCCTGGGAAACttccgaagaagaagggtcaAGAAGGACAATGAGACCTTCGTCTGCGAGGTCGCAAGAGTTCATGCGGTATGGATCAGGTTCGCCTGGAAGCTCGTGGCAATCCTCTTTTGGGATATCGCCAAATCTTCGAGCGTCTGGTCTTGGGTCTCCGGCACTGCCAAAAGCCATACCAGAGCATCAATATGCCGGACCTTCCACTCCCGtaccttctccatcaacaTCGTTCCAGCACCGCCAGGGTCATTTGCATCACACAGCCTCTAGCCCCATCTTGCCTTATCGCTCCCAATTCAACAACTCAAGTACCGACTGTCATCCCGGATATAGCTCACCTCATCCATTTGGAGGGACTGGATCCACAACAGTAAACACCAAGTTGAAAGATCATGTCTTTGCCGCAATCTTGAAAAAGTTAAGGAAAAGAGGTATAGGGCATagacaagatgatgaagcggatgacgaaggagatgattgcAGTTACTCTGTCTCAAGTCGGCGACGAGGGAGGAGACAGCTTTCCGGAGGGGGAAGCATGGACTTAAGAGAGACGACAGAGGCCAACGAGGGAATAAGGCGCACTCAGAGTGGTGGCGTCCTTACTGAGCTAAGAAACAAGTCTATTCGTGCTGGAACGGGAAGGGAGGATACACGGCGAGTCAGGGAGGACTCAGCAGAGCGGGGGATGTTTGatatggaagtggaagatgagccGCCCTTGGAGATGAAGCGCAAGGCCAAGGTCCCCTTAGGGAATGGACTGCATCCTATGACTGCCGTCAGGGCTGACTCGCATTCAACCCATTTGGCGGAAGATCAACCACCTTTTGGACCATCCAGGCCGGCCATCCCGCCGCCATCGTCCGCACCATCTTCTGTCACTGAGTCAAGTGGACTCGGTCAGTCTCGTTCAGGCGCCTCTCAGACTGTACCCAACTCCCCATCTGTACCACCCGATGACAACCCCAGACAAGAACTGTTCATCTTCATGGAAGATCTCACAGGCCGTCTGAAGCATCCTTGTGTGCTGGATTTGAAGATGGGTACCAGACAATATGGTTATGATGCCACgcctttgaagaagaggagtcAGAGAAAGAAATGTGATGCAACTACTAGTCGAACACTCGGTGTCAGGATGTGCGGGATGCAG GTCTGGAATAATGACACTCAATCATTCGTATCTCAAAATAAGTACGTCGGACGAGAGATCAAAACTCCAGATTTCACCAATGTCATCCGTTCGTATCTCTCGGATGGCGACCGTCTTTTAATCGACCACATCCCAGTCATCGTCCAAAAGTTGCATGACCTTGCCGCAATCATCCACCAGCTTGACGGATTCAGATTTTACGGCTGCAGCTTGCTATTTATCTACGATGGTGACAAGGATACTCAAGACACTTATAGCCGACAGATGAGTAGCGGAAAAACTCTAGAtgctttggaagaagaagatgaagaggagatcaCGGACATGGAACGGGCTCCCATTCAAGCGGACAAGGAGGCTTGGGCTAATTCCAATCTTCAGCCTGAAGGATCTGCTACAGttgagaaggacaagaCCAGCAAGAACGGTCGAAGTCGTAGCGTAGATAGATCAGCCCGTCAATCTTCTCGTTCTCGATCACGAGGGCGGTCTCCACACCAATCTACCCACACTCATCAACACCGCAAGCTTCGAGGTGAAGTCAACATCCGCGTGGTCGATTTTGCGCATACCACTACGGGGCGTGATTTTGTCTCTTTTCCTAGCGATCATGTTGACCCCCCGAATCTTGGTAAAGGCTACGACACGCAATTTGACGAGGCAACGGGTATGGTAATGGCTAGGTTTCCCCCGAAGCACCCTGGCAAGCCTGATATGGGATTCCTTTTTGGATTGAAGAGTATCTGCGAAAGTTTGGAAGAGATTTGGGGAGCGGAGaagggcgaagaagaagaactggtGGCCAAAAGGAATGCCGATATCTTCGATTTGGTGTTTGCTAACGGAGCAGACTTGAGTACTTGA
- a CDS encoding hydroxymethylglutaryl-CoA synthase → MTQFDIPSRPSNVGIHAIEMYFPKRCISEDELEDFDGVSKGKYTLGLGQKYMAFTDDKEDINSLALTVVSNLLKKYNIDPRSIGRLDVGTETIIDKSKSTKTLLMDLFAASGNTDIEGIDSKNACYGSTAALFNTVNWIQSESWDGRNAIVMCGDIAIYKEGSARPVGGMGACAMLIGPDAPLVLEPVHGTYIANTWDFYKPDLTAEYPTVDGPWTITAYLGALDNAYSTYVEKAEKSRARAAKKLSLANVSTKASEIADAADKFVNGINGDVEGVAVNGNGHANGETKDQGIAAFDYVCLHSPYGKLVQKGHARLFYNDYLRNPSSPLFANVPESIQSLDKTKTYTDKTVEKAFIGVASEHYKSAVVPGSDCVARCGNMYTASLYGALASVIASNPEGIEVGKRIGMYAFGSGCAASFFALRVAGSTKEIAEKLQLKERLASMDVRPCQEYVNALKLREENHNAVKYTPQGSLDNIWPDAYYLEGVDELYRRKYLQK, encoded by the exons ATGACCCAATTTGATATCCCCAGCAGGCCTTCCAACGTCGGCATCCACGCCATCGAGATGTACTTCCCCAAGAGG TGCATCTCTGAGGATGAGCTCGAAGATTTTGATGGTGTAAGCAAAG GCAAATATACACTTGGTCTTGGACAAAAATACATGGCCTTCACGGACGACAA GGAGGACATCAACTCTCTTGCCTTGACTGTCGTTTCGAACCTTTTGAAGAAGTACAACATCGATCCCCGTTCAATCGGTCGTCTCGACGTCGGTACTGAGACAATTATCGACAAGTCCAAGTCTACCAAGACCCTCTTGATGGACCTTTTTGCTGCTTCCGGCAACACTGATATCGAGGGTATCGACTCTAAAAACGCCTGTTATGGTTCAACCGCCGCCCTGTTCAACACTGTCAACTGGATCCAGTCTGAAAGCTGGGACGGCAGGAATGCGATCGTGATGTGCGGTGACATTGCTATCTACAAGGAGGGAAGTGCAAGACCTGTCGGCGGCATGGGCGCTTGTGCCATGTTGATCGGGCCCGATGCACCTTTGGTACTTGAGC CTGTTCACGGCACTTACATTGCCAACACTTGGGACTTCTACAAGCCTGACCTCACCGCTGAATAT CCCACCGTTGATGGTCCTTGGACTATTACCGCTTACCTCGGTGCCCTTGACAACGCCTACTCTACCTATGTCGAAAAGGCCGAAAAGTCTCGCGCCCGAGCTGCCAAGAAGCTTTCTCTCGCTAATGTATCTACCAAGGCGTCAGAAATTGCTGATGCTGCTGACAAGTTTGTCAACGGTATCAATGGCGACGTTGAGGGTGTTGCTGTGAATGGCAACGGGCATGCAAATGGCGAGACCAAGGATCAGGGGATTGCGGCGTTTGACTATGTTTGCTTGCACAG TCCTTACGGGAAACTTGTCCAAAAAGGACACGCTCGTTTATTCTACAAC GATTACCTGCGCaatccctcctctcctttaTTCGCCAACGTCCCCGAGTCTATCCAATCCTTGGATAAGACAAAAACATACACGGACAAGACTGTTGAAAAGGCCTTCATTGGTGTCGCCTCCGAACACTACAAGTCTGCCGTTGTGCCCGGCTCAGACTGTGTTGCGAGATGCGGTAATATGTACACTGCGTCATTGTACGGCGCTTTGGCTAGTGTGATTGCCAGCAATCCTGAAGGTATCGAAGTTGGCAAGCGAATCGGCATGTACGCGTTTGGTTCTGGGTGTGCGGCGTCCTTCTTTGCGTTGAGGGTGGCCGGCTCCACGAAGGAGATTGCGGAGAAGTTGCagttgaaggagagacTGGCGAGCATGGATGTGAGGCCGTGCCAGGAATATGTGAACGCACTTAAG CTCCGAGAAGAGAACCACAATGCTGTCAAGTACACGCCCCAGGGGTCTCTGGACAACATCTGGCCCGATGCATACTATTTGGAGGGCGTGGATGAGTTGTACAGGCGAAAATATTTGCAAAAATAG